The stretch of DNA CCAtgtttcaaaaagaaaaattaaaattgtaatgaAAATTGAAGGTTCAGATTTTACTGCATATAAAGTGTTCTCATACAGGACAATAACCACTGTTAGTTTAGAGATGGTTTTCATTCTTAATCTGCTCCCATATTATGTATATCTCGATATTTCCTGTGATTTATTAAGGGTGGTGGTAGAGTGTTATGTGTTCTGTGGTCTGTTcggttaaataaaaaaatcattcaaattcatccaaatcaAATGCGGTTTTTGTGGTTTTcgatttggattggttcggtttgcgATTTTGTTTTTGGATTGGCTCGATTTGAGGGAAGATGCtagataataattatattatcatGTAAGCGTATTTTGTCTTTTATAATCTATAGTTGATATACTCCATTGTAACTATAGTTCCATTTAGCTTTGCtcattctattgaaaccctaagtAAAGAGGGtgtttctcttttttctctATGTTTCTATATGATCAATCATCATTGTTATTTTTGAAGAatatattatcattattttcATTCTCTTTTTTCTCTTGTAATAAAGATATGTATGTTTCTTTGCTTTCTATACATCTGAATGCAGAATCCTTGCCCAAAGTATTGATGGTTGCTGATTCAGATGATGGCAGTGCTGAGATATCCGACGTTGAAAAATagaatacaaatattttaaaagaggACAGAGATTTGTTGTCTTAACCCTCCCGTTCTCTGGAGAACGAGACCCTGGTAATTCAAAGTTCGGACAagaggtaagtaaaatctgactAGTGATTGTTTCAGTCAAACCTTTCGAACTTAGAAGGCGTTTAATTAGATATATACAGTTTATTATAAAAGAGGAACGAAAACATGCCAAACCTTAATATCACAGTCCAAACTACCACTATAGATAAGAAAAGATGTTTCTGATGATTGGTCATGAAAATGATCAAGCACAGCAGTTAGACACTTAATTGGACCTTTATGCCCTTCTAAAACACTCAAACAACAATACTCTCTAACAACATTATTACCTCTCCAAATTCGAATTGTCTTATCCTCAGAACCACTGCAAACCAAATCAGAAACCACAGCCAAACACAATATAGACTTTGTGTGACCGCGAAGAGCACCTATCACAACCAAgttaccattttcatctttctcaGATACCAATATTGATCTATCACATGCACCAGAATATAAAACAGAACCATCATTGTTAAGAGCCAATGCATTAATACCAGATTTATGTTTCTCCAATGTATCAACCAATGAATGTTTCTTCTCACCGTTTTCTTTCTTCCAAaccttgatttttttatctGCTGATCCGGTGTAAACATATCCATCGTTAGAAACTGTGATTGCGTTTATTGCATCGTCGTGTGCATTGTGAACTGATTCTAAACATGTGAAGTCATTAGTTTTCCAAACCTTGATTGTTCTGTCCCATGAAACAGAATACAACAAGGTTCCGTCTTTGGATAAGGCAAGGGAAGAAACTGTATCAACATGGTGAACCCATGTACATTTTTTGTGCCTTCGAATCTTAACATGGTTTTTTGGGATCAATATTTTTGAGAAACGGTCGATGAATGTTGGGAGTGTGGCTAAATGAGTAAACTTTTGTTGTCGATATTCATTCTTATCGTTAACAGTGATTTTCCAAACGCGGATTCTGTTGTCTTGGTGAGCTGTGAAAAGCTTGTCAGAATGAACAAGTATGGATTTCACAGCACCGTTTCCGGATTCTAATGTGTTAGTAATCGATTGTTCAGGATGAGAATGAAAATCAGAAAGGTTCCATGACGTGATTTCTTTGTTAGATGAACCAGTGTAGAGGAATTTTCCTGCAAGGGTTAAAGAGGATATGTAAGTTTGGAGTTTGAGAGTTGTGATACATGTGAAGGAAGAATTATGATGTTGTTGCGAATTTGATGAGTTGAGGGAAGGAACTGATGCGAGGCTGTGTTGCGAAGAAAGAGTAcgtgtagtagtagtagttgaCTCATTTCGGATGTCATTAGAGTCATTGCTAAAGGATCTTTGATATTCCATGTTTGATTTTACATGGTATAATTAAGCTTAATAAGTTAAGCAAAAATGGTATATAAGTGAAGTTATGTAAATggagaagaaaaaatgatttatatatAGCATAGCATTTCACATGGTATAATGAAGTTAACTCTTTTTGGAAGTTATTAGAGTTTGCTGAAATATCTTTGATATTCCATGATTCATATTTCACATGGTATAAGCTTACTAAGTTGAGCaaagtatatatatagatgaaaaGTAAGTAAAGTTGAGCAAAGTATATACTTATATAATAGTTCATGCAGTTCTGTTATACCATAGCTGAGTACGAGGTGGGACCTGCAGACAGATACATACATATACGATGATTTGATTGGTTAGCATTAAGCAAGATTGGTTATGCAACCGTCGGTGGATAACTAACTTGGAAGTAATTTTTTAGTATATACAAATGTAATGCTTTCTTTAGTTGGTCCTAAGGGAGGTAGATTATACTATGGTCCCCTTTGATAGATTGTTCACTAGCTAGTTAGCAATAGCATTAATCAGATTCAGGTGGCTGTTTCTGCCTTTGTAGTGCTGGCATGCAATCATGTAATCAAATCACCATGGACTAGTCAGATATGAATATACTATGATTGAAACATATACCAGTGCCATTAAATTAATTGTTAGTTATCTATCATATGAGTTGGTATGTTAAGGATAATCAGGCCAGCTAGAAACCATATATTTTAGGGGAATTGGATTAGCTGCGGTCGTGATGGCCGATGATGGATGAAGCTGGGTGCAATTAGTATCTCAATATTATTCAATCAAGATTGAGTTCATATTTTCgtctaatataaaatttcaaggTTATATTTTGAATTGTCTGATTATGATCGGATGGtctcactctttttttttttttgagacgGTCTCAAACTTAACAACTACATAAATGAACCTGTTTTTTACCGCACCAAAACCTGATCCATATTTAATTTCAGccaagaataaaaatgaaattacacATTAAAGTAGCAATTTGAGATTAGTTATAGATAGCAGTCATGCCACAACCTAATTTAGTAGCTATTGGCTTAGCAATGCATTACTTTATCAAGCACTATTAAGTAGCTTAATCATGTTAAGTGTCAACAATAATGTATAGAAAGGGTAAGTTACAGTGAGATAAAGAATATTTGTACAGGAGAAAAGATGGGGaatcttgattaaaaaaaaagaaagatggggAATAAAAATCATAGGCATGACTTTAAAGTTTAAATACcctttaaaatcaatttttcatatacaGTATACTTCAAATTATTTTGACAAGAAAACCTTATTTTTGACTTTTCATtccttttgttttgttaattttctttcttgtttttcttagtagacttaattattgtttttatgaAAAGGAATTTTCATAAGCGAATACAGTATATTTTTTAGTTCTCACACATTTTagaaagagtttaattgttgtgcactgtcggtgtaaattttttttacacatacatccaatgacgtgttgccacatcatttaatgaatgtgacacatcatgtgtttttaattaccatacatgatgtgtcggtatattattggatgcatgtgcaaaataattttacaccgacggtgcatataaattaaattcttttagaAAGATCACTAATTTAATAGGGTAAAAACCTAACATTAATAGAGACAAAAATACAACTATTATATCATCCATAACCAACCAAAATAGCCGCCGCCCCCCACcttaacctagtttttttttccttcttgatctatcaaggaggggtggttttagggtcaatttttgacccaaaatcacccctcataattgtttttccttttcttttttatttaaataagtgatcttcacattgatcaagtttttcttttgtgatttcgccgtctgagtgcggcgttgtgttgttcgtcgtcttgtgcgacgtttttgttgtcccgtattgtgcggtgttcatttgatttctattgaaaagatcggcttcagtcaattacagattcaaccaatgatttgggcttcaacgctgcagatccggaggcttggatacttcggtgactttaactttatcatattatttgttgtaggcattttgtcgttgtatgctattaactcggatgctgtgagttttgttcgcagattcatcctttacgtttttagcgatgttgattatgtggttgtatttgatgtaatctatcaatttgaataaatgaatatcattttgttattgtcaacaaaaaaaaccaaaataataagTTAGTGAAGACAACGGCCTAAAAGTTGTTGTACTTGCATATTCATTCTTGCTGGTACTAAACATTCCGGTTAATgtaaaatcatttggataataTCCGAGTTTGATTAATGATTGAAAAAATTGTTGACATTATTTAATTTGTCgcaaaatttcaaattaaatagGGCTATTTATCTTGAGGGGGTAATGTTTTGTAAACACAAATTTATTTCATACGATTtggatacaatttttattttcaaataatatatttgtctcTCCTTATCAATGTACTTCATTTGCATGCACACTCCCTCCCTTTTGTATTTGCTAATACGTAAAATACATGTCGGCCAAATTTGTGTGCAAATAGCATGTCTCTTTATCTTAAATATCAAAAAATTAAGGAGGAACAAATATGTATCCATGCATTGCACGTACAGCTTGTCTAGTTGTCTTCACTTATGTCTCAATCAATTGTTCACATGCTTCTTAATTTCCTATATGTGAAGAAAATGTGCACTTTGAAGTTTGaagtttctatttcttttttttttttaattaaagtttTTGCTTTCGTTATCAACAATTTATATAGACGTTTACCTATACATATGGACCCTAGAGTAGAGAAGGATCAATTGGTGTATAAGCTCTTGCTCTTCATCGAGTTTTCATGGCTCATATACCTTTTTGTAGTTGAAAATTAGTTTGTTTCATAACCACTTGACacacattaattaatttggacCTCCTATTAGTTTCCAATCATCAAATATCTCATGATCATTGCTTCCAATTTTTCCC from Trifolium pratense cultivar HEN17-A07 linkage group LG5, ARS_RC_1.1, whole genome shotgun sequence encodes:
- the LOC123885562 gene encoding protein JINGUBANG-like — its product is MEYQRSFSNDSNDIRNESTTTTTRTLSSQHSLASVPSLNSSNSQQHHNSSFTCITTLKLQTYISSLTLAGKFLYTGSSNKEITSWNLSDFHSHPEQSITNTLESGNGAVKSILVHSDKLFTAHQDNRIRVWKITVNDKNEYRQQKFTHLATLPTFIDRFSKILIPKNHVKIRRHKKCTWVHHVDTVSSLALSKDGTLLYSVSWDRTIKVWKTNDFTCLESVHNAHDDAINAITVSNDGYVYTGSADKKIKVWKKENGEKKHSLVDTLEKHKSGINALALNNDGSVLYSGACDRSILVSEKDENGNLVVIGALRGHTKSILCLAVVSDLVCSGSEDKTIRIWRGNNVVREYCCLSVLEGHKGPIKCLTAVLDHFHDQSSETSFLIYSGSLDCDIKVWHVFVPLL